TACCGTCATACTTTGGCAGATGACGCAGCAGTGCCCCTACAGGAATGTATCCTACTGGGGTAGCCATATTGTTGGGGGCAAGCTGGACTTGCGCCTGTGCACCCTGGGCTGGGTCCTGATCTCCCGCCGCGTTCCTGTCCATAACGGTCactgtatcctgccgactacgccaagttgTAAGCTGTGTACCTGGGTGGGTTCCCTagaatacagcaaagtcacagacaaggaaagcgacaccaGTTtactatgcaagaacagaaactttacttagacAACGAGTAATAAGCATCACCAAAACAATACAAACATGTATAGAAAACGCTATATCcccggacccacagtcaatgtccATGCCCACTGGACAGGtctagccgatggcggacacagcagagcctgcaagtcgtgctgtgccgctacagaggacacccctagccgATGGAAAACGCAGCAGAGCttgcaagtcaataactgcgctgcagtccagtacagtacagcctagcaaaGCGATCtaatcctaactaactaactaatgctaggcctaggctagtctctgtaacttcaggcaccacacaatataacaatcagtaaccaggtgtactgacttgcgtccgttctgggcccgaggatgcagcctaccagggatggccaccaacctcttagcaaccgtgcggccttgcttgatgatgaggccttctgtccacacactgaactggtcttcctgggacaacctctctttcaaaagagctggattCAGAGAGGGTATAACAGCTACTCTCCTCcttctgagtgtccattaactgccagacatctgcaagccaggatggaatcggattcagtccctcacagcacaatccttccaccatgtcagatcaacacttcctggttcactcacaggcagcagcatgagttatCAACATGAGtcatcagcatgagtcatcatctatttttcatattcaaatctcagagtatgctggctgtagctgcaaaacagtggcctctagtgcccggaatgccaaatgacagtttaagtacagacattatgcagaaatagttgtttcacaatctcacaacatgacatacagtatatacatggagcgtctgccgggcctggtctgacaGAGCGATCTTCACTACCTgcaaaaatggtttttttttacaaagaagttTCTGGGGGGTTCACTGACTATGTATACTACCGGAGGGGAGCAGGTAGTGGGGTACACTGACCATGTATACTACCAGAGGAGAGCAGGTAGTGGGGTATACTGACCATGTATACTACCGGAGGAGAGCAGGATAGTGGGGTACTTTGACCATGTATACTTCCAGAGGGGAGCAGGTAGTGGGGTACACTGACCATGTATACTAACGGAGGGGAGCAGGTAGTGGGGTACACTGACCATGTATACTACCGGAGGAGAGCATATAGTGGGGTACACTGACCATGTATACTACCGGAGGAGAGCAGGTAGTGGGGTACACTGACCATGTATACTACCGGAGGAGAGCAGATAGTGGGGTACTCTGACCATGTATACTTCCAGAGGGGAGCAGGTAATGGGGTACACTGACCATGTATACTAACGGAGGGGAGCAGGTAGTGGGGTACACTGACCATGTATACTACCAGAGGAGAGCAGATAGTGGGGTACACTGACCATGTATACTACCGGAGGAGAGCAGGTAGTGGGGTACAGTGACCATGTATACTACCGGAGGAGAGCAGGTAGTGGGGTACACTGACCATGTATACTACCGGAGGAGAGCAGATAGTGGGGTACACTGACCATGTATACTACCGGAGGAGAGCAGGTAGTGGGGTACACTGACCATGTATACTACCGGAGGGGAGCCGGTAGCACAACACAGCAAACAGAGTTACTAATGGGAGGTTAGGGGCCTGGGAAATCTGGGTGACTGCTTGGAGCAGACATAATAGTTATCATGCtttggcaaaaccaacctcgccactgggttttggaggggcctgtttgctagcctcttgccccaggattatgggccctctcatcagccaggcctcctttgttcacaaaggacttgtactaacttgaacccctggtctaattcgtgccattttgggatgttaaatgtctatgtgtattgtaaagggtgggacattgtatacgttgagtagtgaggtctgttccattgtctctctgtgtgtattggcgatgtccctttgtcctgagagataattgaattacgtcttggttgtctccaggacagaagacattgtgtattctcctgcctgtgatgattacatcaacccagtgtgaggtaattgtatcacaggcagaggggaggattttgtgtgggggtgtctgagtgtattgtacgtggtgattggctgtttttacaaaaccctgtgagtggtaaccttgttggaagatgtgtataaatctatgctgtgtgttcaaataaagagttgctgttttacattcaacatagagcctcgtctcatgtgtgtggggattgctatacgtgtatactcccatGGCTATTatttctagctcttgtaagagctgttcctggttcctgtggtggtatctgtgtcgagcggagtgcttggagtcctcgggaggcactgggagcatccatcaacggaggtacccggtcggtgTGCTAGGAGATCCTTTACACATGCATATTAGTGGCAGATAAAGTGTACCCATAAAGGTGCCAGCCTCAGTATCCTGATAACAGTGCCAGCCTCAGTGCCCATAATAAAAACGTCAGTCTAGGTGCCCTATAAGAGATGCAGCTTCActgcccccaataacagtgccagcctCAGTGCCCTGTGAGTGCCAGCTGCAGTTTTCCATTAACAGTGCCAGTAGCACCCCATATTTGCTTGTGCATGAGTGAATTCTCAGATCATATACATAGTGTAGGCGGGAGGCTGGCACGCCGCTCCTTGCTGCCATTACTGAACCTGTGAAAATCTGGGATGAAAAGCCCATCTCCACTGGCGCTCCAAGTGTCCTCAGGCCATGACTGAGGATGGAGGTTGGTTGGCAGCAGGGTTGCCAACAGTCCAGAAGAATCTGGACAGTCTTTAAATTTATACCTCTGTCCATGAAAAGAAATagatgtgtctgtgattttttgaggctggtggttctCCCAGTAAATGCCGGTAATGAGGTCTTATCTATATACTGAGCTATAGACACTTATAATATTTATCAGTCGGTACGGTTTTCCAAATTGTCTGTAAAAATTGTTGGatgtccgtgattttgggataattTGTACAGAAAAAAGAAAGATTCTGGTTGGCAGCCTCACATAATACGGGTCTCCTGCAGGTGTGATACAGAGATTGAGAGGTGCCTGGACTACACGACAGAACCCGGGGGCCAAAGACGGGTCGGATGTTGGACTCTCTCTAAATACATCTCCACCAGCAGCGACAAACCATTCCTGGTTCTCATCAATGGGACGAGCAAGAGCCTAAAGATCAGAGCAATGGAGAAGATATTCACATCAGGTGAAATAGGTGAGGAAATACCGCAAGAAGCTGTAGGAtagaaagaagggggggggggggcactgaacCCCAACATGGACCTGCTGATAATGTCCTCATACCGGCTGATCTACAGAAATTATAATgtgacaggtcatgtgatcatccAAAATGTGTCCTCCTTCCAGAGACTATCCCACCCGTCCAGAAACTGACACTGGATGAGACGGGATTACACTGGAAGAACCCCGTCCCCTCCTTACCAGAAACATGCTTCCAATATGAAGTCAACATCGGGTCAAAGGGCAGAAATGAAACGGTAAAAAATAAGCAAAACATTATAAACCAGAGAAAAGCTATAGGGGGAAAGTattatatgagcagtattatagtagttatattcttgtacataggaggcagtattatagtagttatattcttgtacataggagcagtattatagtagttatatccttgtacataggcgcagtattatagtagttgtattcttgtacataggagcagtattatagtagttatattcttgtacataggaggcagtattatagtagttatattcttgtacataggagcagtattatagtagttatattcttatacataggagcagtattatagtagttgtattcttgtacataggaggcagtattatagtagttatattcttgtacataggaggcagtattatagtagttatattcttgtacataggagcagtattatagtagctatattcctgtacataggagcagtattatagtagttatattcttgtacataggagcagtattatagtagttatattcttgtacataggagcagtattatagtaattatattcttgtacataggaggcagtattatagtagttatattcttgtacataggagcagtattatagtagttatattcttgtacataggagcagtattatagtaattatattcttgtacataggaggcagtattatagtagttatattcttgtacataggaggcagtattatagtagttatattcttgtacataggagcagtattatagtagttatattcctgtacataggaggcagtattatagtaattatattcttgtacataggaggcagtattatagtagttatattcttgtacataggaggcagtattatagtagttatattcttgtacataggagcagtattatagtagttatattcttgtacataggagcagtattatagtagttatattcttgtacataggaggcagtattatagtagttatattcttgtacataggagcagtattatagtagttatagtcttgtacatgggagcagtattatagtagtcatattcttgtacataggagcagtattatagtagttatattcttgtatataggagcagtattatagtagttatagtcttgtacatgggagcagtattatagtagtcatattcttgtacataggagcagtattatagtagttatattcttgtacataggaggcagtattatagtagttatattcttgtacataggagcagtattatagtagttatattcctgtacataggaggcagtattatagtaattatattcttgtacataggaggcagtattatagtagttatattcttgtacataggaggcagtattatagtagttatattcttgtacataggagcagtattatagtagttatattcttgtacataggagcagtattatagtagttatattcttgtacataggaggcagtattatagtagttatattcttgtacataggagcagtattatagtagttatagtcttgtacatgggagcagtattatagtagtcatattcttgtacataggagcagtattatagtagttatattcttgtatataggagcagtattatagtagttatagtcttgtacatgggagcagtattatagtagtcatattcttgtacataggagcagtattatagtagttatattcttgtacataggagcagtattatagtagttatattcttgtacataggaggcagtatttttgtagttatattcttgtacataggaggcagtattatagtagttatattcttgtatatattgGGCTCTGCTAAATCTTGATATTTGatactatttttatttgtatGACAGTTTACAGTAGCAGATTCCAGCTACTCAATTGACTTCCTGCAAAAACCCTCTACTAGACATGTCATCCGTGTGAGAGCAGTTGGAAAGGAGCCATGTTGGTTTCGGAACAATCTGTACAGCCCTTGGACGGACCTTTTAGACTCTAGGGAAGGTGAGGTGATCATAGATTACAGAATTGTATTAGAAGGTTGtgaaaattgcaccattttgAAGTTAAAGGTGAAATTATTTATGACAACTTATCAATAATTGAAGTGTCTGaatcttttgaaaaaaaaaaaaatgtctgtataGACCGGACATCTTTTATGAATAACACACTTGAAGAGCTCTGCTGGTTTGGCCATAGGGTTGGAATTTGTTCATACCACATCCTGCTCTATCACCTCCTAAACCACAGAACGAGAGAGAGCTTCCTGTGATCGGTAGTCAGGAGGCTGTACGGAAAACCTGACCAGCAGACATAAGCCTACCTTTTCTGTGATTTTAATAGTAATGggctatcctcagggtaggccaTACATATCTGGCCATCTGACCACTCGCCTGCACTTAAAGCTAGGCCATTAATATTAAAATCCTAGAAAACCCGACGGCGTGCCCCATTCATGGTGGTGTGTATTAATATAACACTTTCCCTGCTTCTCCTTAGATGTTGATAGCAGTGACGCCCTTGGGATCATTCTGTCTGTCTGCCTTGGTGTATCGGTCATCCTTACACTTATTTTGTGCATTAGGTAAGGCATATGATGTATCTGCtgtacataaagtgacacattgttTCACCTACTTTAAAAACTATTTATTCCTGCAGGTTTTGGGGACGTTTATTTCCACAGATTCCAAAACCCAACAATGACCTCAAGGAAACTTTCCAAAATGTACAAAACCAGGTATCAGTGTAATGAGATGTAGCATGCAGAATCTGCTCTTCTGTTACATTGTATCATATTGCACAAAGCAGAATGAAACTTATCATGGGGCATTTAATATCATCCTTTTTTTCATGAACCCTCCAAAAACAGAAAACAGTAGAATGTTTGTCAATGACGTTTTAAGATTCGGGACAGCAGAATAGATACTGTAGAATGAAAAGGTTTTCTCAGGTACTATTACGGGCATATAAATGATACAGAAGAGGCCCGTCAATCAGGACCCATCACTATTAGGCACACTGAAGAGCAGCTTTTAATGAGTGGTTCTTGGGTAACTGTCCTGTCCCCTCCATGCATTACATGTCCAGTGGTGCATGTGGATGATAGGCATGCAATGACAATTTTCCTctgtagtggccactgcaggCCATGGCCGATCAGGGATTTCCATATGATCAGCAGGTCGGCTTGATTTGAAAAATGGCTGATCTCATATAAAGGTTGTTTATTGATTTGTGTCTTCTGCTCCATCTTCCAGGCACTGATGCGCTGCAACTCATGGGACAACGAAGAAGTGATCAGCTACATTGAGGAGATAGTAGAATCAGACAAGTACATGACGTCCTCAGATTATGGGCACATTGGAGATTATTCCTCCAGTGGACTGTGTAAACCCTTAAaataataacttttttatttggtgGTGGCACATGGACGCGAGAACCTGGTGTAGAACTGGACTGTGCTTCAGCAGGGCCCCCAAGTGGTAAAATGATTGTGAAAGAAAGATGCTTATtctaaagggaagctgtcacattgaacatggtgtctgagctgatggcagcatgttataaagcaggaggagctgagcagattgatagataCTTTGTGGGAAAAAATTCTGTATAACTCATATTTCATGTATTCAAATTCCTACTTATTTTGGGCAttgaaggaggaggtcctatcagcgACTGACAGCCtgtcctctatgaggaggaggtcctatcagtgactgacagcctgtcctctatgaggaggaggtcctatcagtgactgacagcctgccctctatgaggaggaggtcttatcagtgactgactgcctgccctctatgaggagatggtcctatcagtgactgacagcctgctctctatgaggaggaggtcctatcagtgactgacagcctgccctctatgaggaggaggtcctatcagtgactgacagcctgccctctatgaggaggaggtcctatcagtgactgacagccttccctctatgaggaggaggtcctatcagtgactgacagcctgccctctatgaggatgaggtcccatcagtgactggcagccttccatctatgaggaggaggtcctatcagtgactgacagcctgccctctatgaggaggaggtcttatcagtgactgacagcctgccctctatgaggatgaggtcccatcagtgactgacagcctgccctctatgaggatgaggtcccatcagtgactgacagccttccctctatgaggaggaggtcctatcagtgactgacagccttccctctatgaggaggtcctatcagtgactgacagcctgtcctctataaggaggcggtcctatcagtgactgacagccttccctctatgaggaggaggtcccatcagtgactgacagcctgtcCTCTATAAGGAGgctgtcctatcagtgactgactgcctgccctctatgaggaggaggtcctatcagtgactgacagcctgccctctatgaggaggaggtcctatcagtgactgacagcctgccctctatgaggaggaggtcttatcagtgactgactgcctgctctctatgaggaggaggtcttatcagtgactgactgcctgccctctatgaggaggaggtcctattagtgactgacagcctgccctctatgaggagatggtcttatcagtgactgacagcctgccctctatgaggaggaggtcttatcagtgactgactgcctgccctctatgaggagatggtcctatcagtgactgacagcctgcctctatgaggaggaggtcccatcagtgactgacagcctgccctctatgaggaggatgtcctatcagtgactgacagccttccctctatgaggaggaggtcctatcagtgactgacagcctgtcctctataaggaggcggtcctatcagtgactgacagcctcccctctatgaggaggaggtcctatcagtggctgacagccttccctctatgaggaggaggtcctatcggtgactgacagtctttcctctatgaggaggaggtcctatcagtcactgacagccttccctctaggaggtcctatcagtgactgacagcctgcctctatgaggaggaggtcccatcagtgactgacagcctgccctctatgaggaggaggtcctatcagtgactgacagccttccctctatgaggaggaggtcctatcagtgactgacagcctgtcctctataaggaggcggtcctatcagtgactgacagcctgccctctatgaggaggaggtcctatcagtggctgacagccttccctctatgaggaggaggtcctatcggtgactgacagtctttcctctatgaggaggaggtcctatcagtcactgacagccttccctctaggag
This Bufo gargarizans isolate SCDJY-AF-19 chromosome 7, ASM1485885v1, whole genome shotgun sequence DNA region includes the following protein-coding sequences:
- the IL5RA gene encoding interleukin-5 receptor subunit alpha → MPRAASLLLMLSCCQVFAYEVIEPPQEVNIAVPILGSITLTWKHSVAPQNKKVKYVVKVITPEKTDEIKTSRNYSTRSMLALHGGLTAQVAALTFDSQDYTLPNMNEIMKKTSVVLPPYPGAEGTSATDLSCQILIDSSGKCPLSCKWAPGAKAPVDTEYNLYYRCDTEIERCLDYTTEPGGQRRVGCWTLSKYISTSSDKPFLVLINGTSKSLKIRAMEKIFTSGEIETIPPVQKLTLDETGLHWKNPVPSLPETCFQYEVNIGSKGRNETFTVADSSYSIDFLQKPSTRHVIRVRAVGKEPCWFRNNLYSPWTDLLDSREDVDSSDALGIILSVCLGVSVILTLILCIRFWGRLFPQIPKPNNDLKETFQNVQNQALMRCNSWDNEEVISYIEEIVESDKYMTSSDYGHIGDYSSSGLCKPLK